In Arachis stenosperma cultivar V10309 chromosome 1, arast.V10309.gnm1.PFL2, whole genome shotgun sequence, one DNA window encodes the following:
- the LOC130962772 gene encoding GATA transcription factor 19, whose product MMNHCCSNSNSQDHVMGTCKCGMFPTPYGDDYYYGDPNRYSFTPSSSSLSWSSVDCTLSLGTPSTRFSEDEDRRTRHHHHHERRSKQNPQHSEAKASKGSDGDAFFSRRCANCDTTSTPLWRNGPRGPKTLCNACGIRYKKEERRASATAAATTTTVTNSGGEMEPVATHMYGHNNNNSWYYTNSQGNNNGELRFMDYDANDDMDPFPSWRLNNADRTNLVHDFTR is encoded by the exons atgATGAATCATTGTTGCAGTAACAGCAACTCTCAGGATCACGTGATGGGCACGTGTAAATGCGGCATGTTCCCCACGCCTTATGGAGATGACTATTATTACGGTGACCCAAACAGGTACTCCTTTACACCTTCTTCCTCGTCTTTGTCTTGGTCGTCCGTGGACTGTACCCTCTCCCTGGGGACACCGTCCACGAGATTCTCCGAAGACGAAGACAGGCGAACacgtcatcatcatcatcatgaacgTCGCTCCAAACAGAATCCTCAGCATTCTGAGGCTAAAGCCAGCAAGGGATCCGACGGTGATGCTTTCTTTTCTCGCCGCTGTGCCAACTGTGATACCACTTCCACACCCCTATGGAGGAACGGTCCTCGGGGACCCAAG ACACTATGCAATGCATGCGGGATTAGATacaagaaagaagagagaagagccAGCGCTACCGCAGCCGCCACCACAACCACCGTTACTAACAGCGGCGGCGAAATGGAGCCGGTTGCGACTCACATGTACGGCCACAACAATAACAATTCGTGGTACTATACAAACTCTCAAGGCAATAATAACGGCGAGTTACGTTTCATGGATTATGATGCCAATGATGACATGGACCCATTCCCTTCTTGGAGACTCAACAATGCAGACAGAACAAATCTTGTTCACGACTTTACAAGATGA